In Myxosarcina sp. GI1, one genomic interval encodes:
- the recJ gene encoding single-stranded-DNA-specific exonuclease RecJ, which yields MNHQTSWQIVKSVEIPQWFIDAVKPYANNSDGKYAAQLLWQRGIKDLKNLWGFLDPNLYSPASPFEFGEEMTRAIARIQQARQTEEKVSIWGDFDADGITSTSVLWDGLGQFFPQEMQLEYYIPNRLTESHGLNNSGIERLAASGTRLIVTCDTGSTNIAEINYAKELDIDIIVTDHHTLPESRPPVTAIINPRYLAKDHSLYHLSGVAVAYKLVEALYQSLPEIPQQPLEQLLDLVAIGLIADLVELKGDCRYLAQIGIEKLRQQLNPKTATRPGVTRLLELCRRTGDRPTDISFGIGPRINAVSRIHGDASFCIELLTSRDSERCEQLASETELANARRKALQQDVVEGVKQKLARLDLSTTSVIVLEDPQWQGGVLGLVAGQIAQEYARPTILLSSSNQNPVEATIIARGSARSTNNIDLYQLVKSQENLLHRFGGHPFAAGLSLPLENLPLFTEAINQQLRQQGKIDTLPDIEADLTVTVAELGKELFDELSLLEPCGMGNPVPRLLIKNCWFTNIWNSNIKDSSGRKIKYIKTAFKICDDSTSYRFPGVWWGHYREEIPQTKGCDAIVELDFNSYKSDRVEPHYEVRLIEVRSPSEKLAIEPSTANSNSIIDRRHNMLALDILDSAAEILDRCPVSWTELQREYRQAIARDSKLVLGYSAPQTINAREVWQQLVGIAKYLSRTQKTVTHQQLKEKLHLSDRTLKIGLQALQKIGFEHQRTEDLYRFSWQERNDSNLDRELQNLELAIAEQQFQQQYFEQVPLSTIERQLSIFS from the coding sequence ATGAATCACCAAACCTCATGGCAAATAGTTAAGTCTGTAGAAATACCTCAGTGGTTTATCGATGCAGTCAAGCCATACGCTAATAACTCAGACGGTAAGTACGCAGCGCAGCTATTATGGCAAAGAGGAATTAAGGACTTAAAAAATCTATGGGGTTTTCTAGATCCAAATTTGTATTCACCTGCCTCTCCCTTCGAGTTTGGGGAAGAAATGACAAGAGCGATCGCCCGTATACAGCAAGCACGTCAAACAGAGGAAAAAGTATCAATTTGGGGGGATTTTGATGCCGACGGTATTACTTCTACTAGCGTTTTATGGGATGGTTTGGGACAGTTTTTTCCCCAAGAGATGCAGCTTGAATACTATATTCCCAATCGACTGACAGAATCTCATGGTTTAAATAATTCTGGTATCGAAAGATTAGCTGCCTCTGGTACAAGATTAATCGTCACTTGCGATACGGGAAGCACTAATATAGCAGAAATAAACTATGCCAAAGAATTAGATATAGATATTATCGTTACCGATCATCACACACTACCAGAATCGCGCCCCCCAGTAACGGCAATTATTAATCCTCGTTATTTGGCTAAAGACCATTCCCTATATCATCTTTCTGGAGTGGCGGTGGCATACAAACTTGTAGAAGCACTGTATCAAAGCTTACCTGAAATTCCCCAGCAACCTTTAGAACAGTTATTAGATTTGGTGGCAATTGGCTTAATTGCCGATTTGGTCGAGTTAAAAGGAGACTGCCGTTATTTAGCACAGATAGGAATTGAAAAGCTTCGGCAACAGCTTAACCCCAAAACCGCAACTCGTCCAGGGGTAACCCGCTTATTAGAACTGTGTCGGCGTACTGGCGATCGCCCTACCGATATTTCTTTTGGCATTGGACCGAGAATAAATGCCGTCAGTCGCATTCATGGTGATGCCAGCTTTTGTATCGAACTATTAACTAGTAGAGACAGCGAGCGTTGCGAGCAGTTAGCCTCAGAAACCGAACTAGCAAACGCTCGCCGTAAAGCTTTACAGCAAGATGTAGTTGAAGGAGTAAAACAGAAGCTAGCCAGACTGGATCTGTCTACTACGTCGGTTATCGTACTCGAAGATCCTCAATGGCAGGGTGGGGTTTTGGGTTTGGTTGCAGGACAAATAGCTCAAGAATACGCTCGTCCAACAATATTATTAAGTAGCAGTAACCAAAATCCTGTAGAGGCAACAATAATAGCACGAGGTTCGGCGCGATCGACAAACAATATCGATCTCTATCAGCTAGTAAAATCTCAAGAAAATTTACTGCATAGGTTTGGCGGACATCCCTTTGCGGCAGGATTGAGTTTGCCTTTAGAGAACTTGCCATTATTTACCGAAGCAATTAACCAACAGTTAAGGCAACAGGGCAAAATAGATACTTTACCCGACATTGAAGCCGATCTAACCGTTACGGTTGCAGAACTAGGTAAAGAGTTATTTGACGAGTTGAGTTTATTAGAACCTTGCGGCATGGGTAATCCCGTTCCCAGGTTGCTAATTAAAAACTGCTGGTTTACCAACATCTGGAATAGCAACATAAAAGATAGTAGCGGTCGGAAAATAAAATACATTAAAACTGCTTTTAAAATTTGCGATGACTCTACAAGCTATAGATTTCCTGGTGTTTGGTGGGGGCATTACCGTGAAGAAATTCCTCAAACCAAAGGTTGCGATGCGATCGTCGAACTAGACTTTAACAGTTATAAAAGTGACCGAGTCGAACCACACTACGAAGTTCGTTTAATTGAAGTGAGATCGCCCTCTGAGAAGCTAGCTATAGAACCGTCAACCGCCAATTCAAATTCAATTATCGATCGCCGCCACAATATGTTGGCTTTAGATATTTTAGACTCTGCGGCAGAAATTCTCGATCGCTGTCCTGTAAGCTGGACGGAATTACAGCGCGAATATCGACAGGCGATCGCCCGTGACAGTAAATTAGTATTAGGCTATAGTGCGCCGCAAACTATAAACGCTCGGGAAGTTTGGCAACAGTTGGTAGGAATTGCCAAATATTTAAGTCGTACCCAAAAGACAGTTACCCATCAACAACTAAAAGAAAAATTACATCTTAGCGATCGCACTTTAAAGATCGGTTTGCAAGCTTTGCAAAAGATCGGTTTTGAGCATCAAAGAACTGAAGATCTCTATAGATTTAGTTGGCAAGAGCGAAACGATAGTAATCTCGATCGAGAGTTGCAAAATCTCGAACTAGCGATCGCCGAACAGCAATTTCAACAGCAGTACTTCGAGCAAGTCCCTTTATCCACTATCGAGCGTCAGCTATCAATTTTCAGCTAA